In Aythya fuligula isolate bAytFul2 chromosome 19, bAytFul2.pri, whole genome shotgun sequence, one genomic interval encodes:
- the SLC25A25 gene encoding calcium-binding mitochondrial carrier protein SCaMC-2 isoform X3, with translation MLCLCLYVPLLGQEQAEFEYFESKGLPAELKSIFRLSLFIPSQEFSTYRQWKQKIVKAGDKDLDGQLDFEEFVHYLQDHEKKLRLVFKSLDKKNDGRIDAQEIVQSLRDLGVKISEQQAEKILKSMDKNGTMTIDWNEWRDYHLLHPVENIPEIILYWKHSTIFDVGENLTVPDEFTVEERQTGMWWRHLVAGGGAGAVSRTCTAPLDRLKVLMQVHASRSNNMCIIGGFTQMIREGGPRSLWRGNGINVLKIAPESAIKFMAYEQIKRFIGTDQEMLRIHERLLAGSLAGAIAQSSIYPMEVLKTRMALRKTGQYSGMLDCAKNILSKEGMAAFYKGYIPNMLGIIPYAGIDLAVYETLKNAWLQRYAVNSADPGVFVLLACGTISSTCGQLASYPLALVRTRMQAQASVEGAPEVTMRGLFKHILKTEGAFGLYRGLAPNFMKVIPAVSISYVVYENLKMTLGVQSR, from the exons atgctctgcctctgcctgtaCGTGccgctgctggggcaggagcaggcggAGTTCGAGTACTTTGAGTCCAAGGGGCTGCCGGCCGAGCTCAAATCCATCTTCCGCCTCAGCCTCTTCATCCCCTCGCAGGAGTTCTCCACCTACCGCCAGTGGAAGCAG aaaattgTGAAGGCTGGAGACAAGGACCTGGATGGGCAGCTGGATTTTGAGGAATTTGTTCACTATCTCCAAGACCACGAGAAGAAACTGAGACTGGTCTTCAAGAGTTTGGACAAGAAGAACGATG GCCGTATCGATGCTCAGGAGATTGTACAGTCCCTTCGGGACCTGGGAGTCAAGATCTCTGAACAGCAGGCTGAGAAAATACTGAAGAG CATGGATAAAAATGGGACGATGACAATTGACTGGAACGAGTGGCGAGACTATCACCTGCTGCACCCGGTGGAGAACATTCCTGAAATCATCCTGTACTGGAAGCACTCCACG ATCTTTGATGTCGGAGAGAATTTGACCGTCCCTGATGAGTTCACAGTGGAAGAGAGGCAAACGGGGATGTGGTGGAGACATCTGGTTGCAGGTGGAGGTGCAGGTGCCGTGTCCAGAACCTGTACAGCTCCCTTGGACCGCTTGAAAGTGCTCATGCAG GTTCATGCCTCCCGCAGCAACAACATGTGCATTATTGGTGGTTTTACCCAAATGATCCGAGAGGGTGGACCAAGGTCACTGTGGCGGGGGAATGGCATCAACGTGCTGAAGATTGCACCGGAATCTGCCATTAAGTTCATGGCCTACGAGCAG ATCAAGCGGTTCATCGGCACCGACCAAGAAATGCTGAGGATTCACGAGCGGCTGTTGGCTGGCTCTCTGGCTGGGGCCATTGCGCAGAGCAGCATCTACCCGATGGAG GTTCTGAAAACACGGATGGCTCTAAGAAAGACGGGACAATATTCAGGCATGTTGGACTGTGCCAAAAACATCCTTTCCAAGGAAGGAATGGCTGCCTTCTACAAAGGCTACATCCCCAACATGCTAGGAATCATTCCATATGCTGGTATTGACCTGGCAGTCTATGAG ACACTAAAAAATGCCTGGTTGCAACGCTACGCTGTCAACAGTGCTGACCCTGGAGTCTTTGTTCTCTTGGCTTGTGGCACCATTTCCAGTACCTGCGGACAGCTCGCCAGTTACCCACTGGCTCTTGTGAGGACACGCATGCAGGCCCAAG CTTCTGTGGAGGGTGCTCCTGAAGTGACGATGCGGGGACTGTTCAAACACATTCTGAAGACAGAGGGAGCATTTGGTCTGTACCGGGGTCTGGCCCCGAACTTTATGAAGGTGATCCCGGCCGTAAGCATCAGCTACGTGGTGTATGAAAACTTGAAGATGACTCTGGGTGTGCAGTCACGGTGA
- the NAIF1 gene encoding nuclear apoptosis-inducing factor 1, giving the protein MASPPAPPAKKRKMNFSEREVEIIVEELERGKHLLVNHFNAGVPLAAKAAAWHDILRRVNAVATCRRELPEVKKKWSDLKTEVRRKVAQVRAAMEGQGGEGQGGGGGGGGGGGAAEGEEAAGGAAAAPVILTPMQQRICNLLGEATIISLPGGECGAGDGGEIPITAAAATVTLTQIPAETTYHSLEDGVVEYCTTEAPATVTAEAPLEMMAHQHEVSAKPQELKSRIALNSAKLLQEQRVTNLHVKEIAQHLEQQNDLLQMIRRSQEVQACAQERQAQAMEGTQAALSALIQVLRPMIKDFRRFLQSNTPSPSVTADPSHAGQQDGIIQ; this is encoded by the exons ATGGCGTCGCCGCCGGCCCCCCCGGCCAAGAAGCGCAAGATGAACTTCTCGGAGCGCGAGGTGGAGATCATCGTGGAGGAGCTGGAGCGCGGCAAGCACCTGCTGGTCAACCACTTCAACGCCGGCGTGCCGCTGGCCGCCAAGGCCGCCGCCTGGCACGACATCCTGCGGCGCGTCAACGCCGTGGCCACCTGCCGCCGGGAGCTGCCCGAGGTGAAGAAGAAGTGGTCGGACCTCAAGACCGAGGTGCGCCGCAAGGTGGCCCAGGTGCGGGCCGCCATGGAAGGCCAAGGCGGCGAAggccaaggaggaggaggaggaggaggaggaggaggaggcgcgGCGGAGGGCGAGGAGGCGGCGGGAggggcggcggccgcccccgtCATCCTCACGCCCATGCAGCAGCGCATCTGCAACCTGCTGGGGGAGGCCACCATCATCAGCCTGCCCGGCGGGGAGTGCGGCGCGGGGGACGGCGGCGAGATCCCCATCACCGCCGCGGCCGCCACCGTCACGCTGACGCAGA TTCCTGCGGAGACGACCTACCACAGCCTGGAGGATGGCGTCGTGGAGTACTGCACCACGGAAGCCCCCGCGACGGTTACGGCCGAGGCGCCCCTGGAGATGATGGCCCATCAGCACGAGGTGTCGGCCAAACCCCAGGAGCTGAAAAGCCGAATCGCCCTGAACTCAGCCaagctcctgcaggagcagcgaGTGACCAACTTGCACGTGAAGGAGATCGcccagcacctggagcagcaGAATGACTTGCTGCAGATGATCCGGCGCTCCCAGGAGGTGCAGGCGTGCGCGCAGGAGCGGCAGGCGCAGGCCATGGAAGGCACGCAGGCCGCGCTCAGCGCCCTCATCCAGGTCCTGCGCCCCATGATTAAGGACTTCCGTCGGTTTTTGCAGAGCAATACGCCCAGCCCTTCGGTGACTGCTGACCCCAGCCATGCCGGGCAGCAAGATGGCATTATCCAGTGA
- the SLC25A25 gene encoding calcium-binding mitochondrial carrier protein SCaMC-2 isoform X1, with amino-acid sequence MLQSLWRFLSSFLPRAVCQGPAAEKEDEAGNGSPLPGPGEKGPKMVGKPQDRGTDPTERRPTILLVVGPAEHFPKKIVKAGDKDLDGQLDFEEFVHYLQDHEKKLRLVFKSLDKKNDGRIDAQEIVQSLRDLGVKISEQQAEKILKRIRTGHFWGPVTYMDKNGTMTIDWNEWRDYHLLHPVENIPEIILYWKHSTIFDVGENLTVPDEFTVEERQTGMWWRHLVAGGGAGAVSRTCTAPLDRLKVLMQVHASRSNNMCIIGGFTQMIREGGPRSLWRGNGINVLKIAPESAIKFMAYEQIKRFIGTDQEMLRIHERLLAGSLAGAIAQSSIYPMEVLKTRMALRKTGQYSGMLDCAKNILSKEGMAAFYKGYIPNMLGIIPYAGIDLAVYETLKNAWLQRYAVNSADPGVFVLLACGTISSTCGQLASYPLALVRTRMQAQASVEGAPEVTMRGLFKHILKTEGAFGLYRGLAPNFMKVIPAVSISYVVYENLKMTLGVQSR; translated from the exons ATGCTGCAGAGCCTTTGGCGTTTTCTGTCTAGCTTCCTTCCCAGGGCCGTGTGCCAAGGTCCTGCAGCTGAAAAAGAGGATGAGGCCGGGAACGGCAGCCCGCTTCCAGGCCCCGGGGAGAAAGGGCCAAAGATGGTGGGGAAGCCCCAGGACAGAGGGACTGACCCCACTGAAAGGAGACCAACTATCCTACTGGTGGTTGGACCCGCAGAGCATTTTCCGAAG aaaattgTGAAGGCTGGAGACAAGGACCTGGATGGGCAGCTGGATTTTGAGGAATTTGTTCACTATCTCCAAGACCACGAGAAGAAACTGAGACTGGTCTTCAAGAGTTTGGACAAGAAGAACGATG GCCGTATCGATGCTCAGGAGATTGTACAGTCCCTTCGGGACCTGGGAGTCAAGATCTCTGAACAGCAGGCTGAGAAAATACTGAAGAG AATAAGGACGGGACACTTCTGGGGTCCTGTCACCTA CATGGATAAAAATGGGACGATGACAATTGACTGGAACGAGTGGCGAGACTATCACCTGCTGCACCCGGTGGAGAACATTCCTGAAATCATCCTGTACTGGAAGCACTCCACG ATCTTTGATGTCGGAGAGAATTTGACCGTCCCTGATGAGTTCACAGTGGAAGAGAGGCAAACGGGGATGTGGTGGAGACATCTGGTTGCAGGTGGAGGTGCAGGTGCCGTGTCCAGAACCTGTACAGCTCCCTTGGACCGCTTGAAAGTGCTCATGCAG GTTCATGCCTCCCGCAGCAACAACATGTGCATTATTGGTGGTTTTACCCAAATGATCCGAGAGGGTGGACCAAGGTCACTGTGGCGGGGGAATGGCATCAACGTGCTGAAGATTGCACCGGAATCTGCCATTAAGTTCATGGCCTACGAGCAG ATCAAGCGGTTCATCGGCACCGACCAAGAAATGCTGAGGATTCACGAGCGGCTGTTGGCTGGCTCTCTGGCTGGGGCCATTGCGCAGAGCAGCATCTACCCGATGGAG GTTCTGAAAACACGGATGGCTCTAAGAAAGACGGGACAATATTCAGGCATGTTGGACTGTGCCAAAAACATCCTTTCCAAGGAAGGAATGGCTGCCTTCTACAAAGGCTACATCCCCAACATGCTAGGAATCATTCCATATGCTGGTATTGACCTGGCAGTCTATGAG ACACTAAAAAATGCCTGGTTGCAACGCTACGCTGTCAACAGTGCTGACCCTGGAGTCTTTGTTCTCTTGGCTTGTGGCACCATTTCCAGTACCTGCGGACAGCTCGCCAGTTACCCACTGGCTCTTGTGAGGACACGCATGCAGGCCCAAG CTTCTGTGGAGGGTGCTCCTGAAGTGACGATGCGGGGACTGTTCAAACACATTCTGAAGACAGAGGGAGCATTTGGTCTGTACCGGGGTCTGGCCCCGAACTTTATGAAGGTGATCCCGGCCGTAAGCATCAGCTACGTGGTGTATGAAAACTTGAAGATGACTCTGGGTGTGCAGTCACGGTGA
- the SLC25A25 gene encoding calcium-binding mitochondrial carrier protein SCaMC-2 isoform X2, whose product MLQSLWRFLSSFLPRAVCQGPAAEKEDEAGNGSPLPGPGEKGPKMVGKPQDRGTDPTERRPTILLVVGPAEHFPKKIVKAGDKDLDGQLDFEEFVHYLQDHEKKLRLVFKSLDKKNDGRIDAQEIVQSLRDLGVKISEQQAEKILKSMDKNGTMTIDWNEWRDYHLLHPVENIPEIILYWKHSTIFDVGENLTVPDEFTVEERQTGMWWRHLVAGGGAGAVSRTCTAPLDRLKVLMQVHASRSNNMCIIGGFTQMIREGGPRSLWRGNGINVLKIAPESAIKFMAYEQIKRFIGTDQEMLRIHERLLAGSLAGAIAQSSIYPMEVLKTRMALRKTGQYSGMLDCAKNILSKEGMAAFYKGYIPNMLGIIPYAGIDLAVYETLKNAWLQRYAVNSADPGVFVLLACGTISSTCGQLASYPLALVRTRMQAQASVEGAPEVTMRGLFKHILKTEGAFGLYRGLAPNFMKVIPAVSISYVVYENLKMTLGVQSR is encoded by the exons ATGCTGCAGAGCCTTTGGCGTTTTCTGTCTAGCTTCCTTCCCAGGGCCGTGTGCCAAGGTCCTGCAGCTGAAAAAGAGGATGAGGCCGGGAACGGCAGCCCGCTTCCAGGCCCCGGGGAGAAAGGGCCAAAGATGGTGGGGAAGCCCCAGGACAGAGGGACTGACCCCACTGAAAGGAGACCAACTATCCTACTGGTGGTTGGACCCGCAGAGCATTTTCCGAAG aaaattgTGAAGGCTGGAGACAAGGACCTGGATGGGCAGCTGGATTTTGAGGAATTTGTTCACTATCTCCAAGACCACGAGAAGAAACTGAGACTGGTCTTCAAGAGTTTGGACAAGAAGAACGATG GCCGTATCGATGCTCAGGAGATTGTACAGTCCCTTCGGGACCTGGGAGTCAAGATCTCTGAACAGCAGGCTGAGAAAATACTGAAGAG CATGGATAAAAATGGGACGATGACAATTGACTGGAACGAGTGGCGAGACTATCACCTGCTGCACCCGGTGGAGAACATTCCTGAAATCATCCTGTACTGGAAGCACTCCACG ATCTTTGATGTCGGAGAGAATTTGACCGTCCCTGATGAGTTCACAGTGGAAGAGAGGCAAACGGGGATGTGGTGGAGACATCTGGTTGCAGGTGGAGGTGCAGGTGCCGTGTCCAGAACCTGTACAGCTCCCTTGGACCGCTTGAAAGTGCTCATGCAG GTTCATGCCTCCCGCAGCAACAACATGTGCATTATTGGTGGTTTTACCCAAATGATCCGAGAGGGTGGACCAAGGTCACTGTGGCGGGGGAATGGCATCAACGTGCTGAAGATTGCACCGGAATCTGCCATTAAGTTCATGGCCTACGAGCAG ATCAAGCGGTTCATCGGCACCGACCAAGAAATGCTGAGGATTCACGAGCGGCTGTTGGCTGGCTCTCTGGCTGGGGCCATTGCGCAGAGCAGCATCTACCCGATGGAG GTTCTGAAAACACGGATGGCTCTAAGAAAGACGGGACAATATTCAGGCATGTTGGACTGTGCCAAAAACATCCTTTCCAAGGAAGGAATGGCTGCCTTCTACAAAGGCTACATCCCCAACATGCTAGGAATCATTCCATATGCTGGTATTGACCTGGCAGTCTATGAG ACACTAAAAAATGCCTGGTTGCAACGCTACGCTGTCAACAGTGCTGACCCTGGAGTCTTTGTTCTCTTGGCTTGTGGCACCATTTCCAGTACCTGCGGACAGCTCGCCAGTTACCCACTGGCTCTTGTGAGGACACGCATGCAGGCCCAAG CTTCTGTGGAGGGTGCTCCTGAAGTGACGATGCGGGGACTGTTCAAACACATTCTGAAGACAGAGGGAGCATTTGGTCTGTACCGGGGTCTGGCCCCGAACTTTATGAAGGTGATCCCGGCCGTAAGCATCAGCTACGTGGTGTATGAAAACTTGAAGATGACTCTGGGTGTGCAGTCACGGTGA